From Weissella diestrammenae, a single genomic window includes:
- a CDS encoding glycosyltransferase: MTGLIQGISNILDGYTLVYPLIMSIGWAIGAIFFRQHVQNSTDEVTLPSNTINIMISVFNEEAIIDDTLTALYQLSLPNVSFVIVDDFSTDNTVEKIKNFQTEYDWRALTLVEMSQNGGKARALNYALKHVNQAEFVLVIDADSIIDPNAVEYLLAEFDQAQIGAVTGKPVVRNRSTILGTLQSFEYMTTIDGIKRAESYLFESIMSVSGVLVMYRTEALEAIDFFDVNAMTEDIDVTWKLYQHGYSVKYSPNAISYILAPETIKGFLAQRKRWAIGGVEVLLKNLRIIFKHPDTFKTFLLGEMIMGHIWAWSLAFSFVKLIFIYLATGELIAKITVLLIYIILTMVVSLIGLVLDRHASQFTLRDLRVWPVFYVFYWGGNFIASISSEIAIIFGQKGNGTWTSPDRGI; the protein is encoded by the coding sequence ATGACTGGATTAATTCAAGGAATTTCAAACATTTTAGATGGATACACACTCGTCTATCCTTTGATTATGTCAATTGGATGGGCTATTGGTGCAATATTTTTCAGGCAGCATGTACAAAACAGCACTGATGAAGTAACACTGCCGTCGAATACGATCAATATTATGATTTCTGTTTTCAATGAAGAAGCTATTATTGACGATACATTAACGGCTTTGTACCAATTATCACTACCGAACGTATCATTTGTCATTGTTGACGATTTTAGTACCGATAATACGGTTGAAAAAATTAAAAACTTTCAAACAGAATATGATTGGCGAGCCCTAACGTTAGTTGAAATGTCGCAGAATGGTGGTAAAGCTCGGGCTTTAAACTATGCATTAAAACATGTGAATCAAGCCGAATTTGTTTTAGTGATTGATGCAGATTCGATTATTGATCCTAATGCTGTTGAATATTTGTTAGCTGAATTTGATCAAGCACAAATCGGGGCAGTAACAGGTAAGCCAGTGGTTCGGAATCGTTCGACCATTCTTGGCACATTGCAATCTTTTGAATATATGACAACAATTGATGGCATCAAACGCGCTGAGTCATATTTATTTGAATCAATTATGTCAGTTTCAGGTGTTCTCGTGATGTATCGAACCGAAGCCTTAGAAGCAATTGATTTTTTTGATGTGAATGCAATGACTGAAGATATCGATGTCACTTGGAAACTTTATCAACATGGTTATTCAGTCAAATATAGTCCGAATGCCATTTCATATATTTTAGCGCCTGAAACAATAAAGGGGTTTCTGGCTCAAAGAAAACGCTGGGCAATCGGTGGTGTTGAAGTACTTCTTAAAAATTTACGTATCATCTTTAAGCATCCCGATACATTTAAAACATTTTTGTTAGGCGAAATGATTATGGGCCATATTTGGGCTTGGTCATTGGCATTTAGTTTTGTCAAACTTATTTTTATCTATCTAGCAACTGGCGAACTGATTGCCAAAATTACGGTCTTACTTATTTATATCATTTTAACTATGGTAGTGAGTTTGATTGGATTAGTTCTAGATAGACATGCAAGTCAATTTACTTTACGTGATCTGAGGGTTTGGCCTGTATTCTATGTTTTCTATTGGGGTGGTAATTTTATAGCTTCAATATCATCAGAAATCGCTATAATTTTTGGTCAAAAAGGTAACGGGACATGGACAAGTCCAGATAGAGGAATATAA
- a CDS encoding acyltransferase, with amino-acid sequence MRREAQIDLIKAVAVFFVVNVHFLLNSGFYDVPLNSGIQYFWLFMRLFLITAVPLFIMVTGYLSHTKQLTAQQLKKIYPVIITYIIISLLDYGAQILILGHTTPLNDAIRGIFDFSTDSYAWYVEMYIPLFFMMPLFNIVWHRHENDVWFHRYIVILSVMIFFVPSLLNQAGKIVPDFFQAAYPVGYYFIGAYIHTYREKIRHIRWRIILPIFVMTSVLLGTINFFINDHHIFKWADYNDYFGYQVLVMSVLLMIMMLRIPDQWLRIPGLKLISNATLSIYLASDITDQILYPMLKHYLPAINDRLTYGSVTYIISFIFASLIGISVTLVVNAAFKRKR; translated from the coding sequence ATGCGACGAGAAGCACAAATTGATCTCATTAAAGCAGTGGCTGTATTTTTCGTGGTCAATGTTCATTTCCTACTCAATAGTGGTTTCTATGACGTTCCACTTAATAGTGGCATCCAATACTTTTGGTTATTCATGCGATTATTCTTAATAACTGCGGTACCATTGTTCATTATGGTCACAGGCTATCTATCGCACACAAAACAGTTAACCGCACAACAGTTAAAAAAGATATACCCTGTAATCATCACATACATTATTATCTCGTTATTGGATTATGGTGCTCAAATTTTAATCTTGGGGCATACAACGCCTTTAAATGACGCCATTCGTGGTATTTTTGATTTCTCAACTGATTCATACGCTTGGTATGTTGAAATGTATATACCGTTATTCTTTATGATGCCATTATTCAATATTGTTTGGCATCGCCATGAAAATGATGTTTGGTTTCATCGGTATATTGTTATCCTCTCGGTTATGATTTTCTTTGTACCAAGTCTTTTAAATCAGGCAGGTAAGATTGTACCTGATTTTTTCCAAGCGGCATATCCCGTCGGATATTACTTCATCGGGGCCTATATTCATACCTACCGAGAGAAAATTCGTCATATTCGTTGGCGTATAATATTACCCATTTTTGTGATGACCAGTGTTTTACTTGGGACAATTAATTTCTTTATTAATGACCATCATATATTTAAATGGGCTGATTATAATGATTATTTTGGTTATCAAGTATTAGTGATGTCAGTCTTATTGATGATTATGATGCTAAGGATACCGGATCAATGGTTACGTATTCCAGGATTGAAATTAATTTCAAATGCAACCCTCAGCATATATCTAGCCTCTGATATCACCGATCAAATTTTATATCCAATGTTAAAACATTATCTCCCGGCCATAAATGATCGATTAACATATGGAAGTGTAACTTATATTATATCTTTCATCTTTGCTAGTTTGATAGGTATATCAGTCACATTGGTCGTTAATGCAGCTTTTAAGAGGAAACGGTAA
- a CDS encoding DUF2798 domain-containing protein encodes MPNNLKEELIFTGLMAGMMVFGMTFYNVTLQNGLNGHAVLTTVTGFPFALIVAALIDLLIIGPFAKQLFFSTVKRFNFEPKGIHIGLGISILMVLGMVTCMSLFGLIMGKGIASVSMSNYWHAWQLNVIVALPLQLIVVGPFARAILSRIQTN; translated from the coding sequence ATGCCAAATAATTTAAAAGAAGAACTTATTTTTACTGGACTAATGGCTGGGATGATGGTCTTTGGGATGACGTTTTATAATGTGACTTTACAAAACGGTCTTAACGGTCACGCCGTCCTTACCACTGTCACAGGATTTCCCTTCGCATTAATTGTTGCTGCACTGATTGATTTATTAATAATTGGTCCATTTGCGAAGCAACTATTTTTTTCAACTGTTAAGCGTTTCAATTTTGAACCAAAAGGAATTCACATTGGATTGGGTATTTCAATTCTCATGGTTTTAGGAATGGTGACATGTATGTCATTATTTGGTCTCATCATGGGCAAAGGTATTGCCTCAGTTTCCATGTCCAATTATTGGCACGCTTGGCAACTGAACGTCATTGTGGCGTTGCCGCTTCAATTAATAGTCGTTGGTCCATTTGCACGTGCTATTCTTAGCCGAATTCAAACCAACTAA
- a CDS encoding DMT family transporter, translated as MAWLFLFLAGIFEVVWATTMKLSNGFTEIWYTIFTILGMVLSFLFLSISLKQLPLSLAYPIWTGIGAVGALVLGVFLFQDRIAGSTWFFVALLIIGLIGIKVTSGH; from the coding sequence ATGGCGTGGTTATTTTTATTTTTAGCGGGGATCTTTGAAGTTGTATGGGCAACGACAATGAAATTAAGCAATGGGTTTACTGAAATCTGGTATACGATTTTTACTATTTTAGGGATGGTGCTAAGTTTTCTGTTCTTATCAATATCATTAAAACAGTTACCATTGAGCCTTGCATACCCAATTTGGACCGGGATTGGCGCAGTGGGGGCATTAGTATTAGGTGTTTTCTTGTTCCAAGACCGCATTGCGGGCAGCACTTGGTTTTTTGTCGCCTTGTTGATTATTGGACTTATAGGCATCAAGGTTACGAGTGGTCATTAG
- a CDS encoding CsbD family protein: MTLEDKVASAKDQTVGKAKEVIGDVSGDEKLEAEGKAQGILGKAKDILGDAKDKVEDAVEDVAGKFNDSVDNLKEKHEHQD; the protein is encoded by the coding sequence ATGACATTGGAAGACAAAGTTGCAAGTGCAAAAGATCAAACAGTTGGTAAAGCGAAAGAAGTCATCGGTGATGTTTCCGGTGATGAAAAGCTTGAAGCAGAAGGCAAAGCGCAAGGTATTCTAGGAAAAGCCAAAGATATCTTGGGTGATGCCAAAGACAAGGTTGAAGACGCAGTTGAGGATGTTGCTGGAAAATTTAATGATAGTGTTGACAACCTGAAAGAGAAACACGAGCATCAAGATTAA
- a CDS encoding family 43 glycosylhydrolase: MKKQVFNPYLPLYEYVPDGEPRVFGDRLYIFGSHDKFDGEAYCWNDYVCYSTPIDDLTEWNFEGYIYHKEQDPINKDGKYKMYAPDVIQGEDGRFYLYYGFDEFVSQVSIAVCDTPAGKYEYYGTVSHPDGVPLGKKKGDAYQFDPGIFIDDDKRIWLYTGFSPKADFINYVTEHFSEIKFIFSGMGSDVVELGNDMKTIISKPKKLIPGWENSRGTSFEGHDFFEASSIRKFDNRYYLIYSTTSNHELAYAVSDYPDHGFVFGGVLHSNMDIGYHGNDVAKAYGGNNHGSLVKIKDSYYIFGHRQTGYTEYSRQGVAEKIERNADGSFNMVEMTSCGLNDGPLVGTGYYSAGIACNLWNRSGAMKIFDLMISKNQNNHPKITQSGIDREKDPDQYIANMSSGSVAGFKYFELKSPREINIEIRGTGEGKMIVQTEEQSRFEFAEIEISPSVDWTSVKAEITTELTGIVPLFFRYEGSGSIDFRGFEIR; this comes from the coding sequence TTGAAAAAACAAGTTTTTAATCCCTATTTACCCCTATATGAGTACGTACCTGATGGAGAACCACGTGTTTTTGGGGATCGTCTATATATATTTGGCAGTCACGATAAATTTGATGGTGAGGCATATTGCTGGAATGATTATGTTTGTTATTCGACCCCAATTGACGATCTGACAGAATGGAATTTTGAAGGATATATTTATCACAAAGAGCAAGATCCAATAAATAAAGACGGAAAATATAAAATGTATGCTCCTGATGTGATACAAGGTGAAGATGGGCGATTTTATCTATATTACGGATTTGATGAATTCGTTAGCCAGGTTTCTATCGCAGTTTGTGATACACCAGCGGGAAAGTATGAATATTATGGTACAGTTTCTCATCCAGATGGTGTCCCATTAGGAAAAAAAAAGGGAGATGCATATCAATTTGATCCGGGTATCTTTATTGATGATGATAAAAGGATTTGGTTATATACTGGATTTTCACCAAAAGCTGATTTTATTAATTACGTCACGGAGCATTTTTCAGAAATTAAATTTATTTTTAGCGGAATGGGAAGTGACGTTGTTGAATTGGGCAATGATATGAAGACGATTATTTCTAAACCTAAAAAATTAATTCCAGGATGGGAAAATAGTCGCGGAACGAGTTTTGAGGGACATGATTTTTTTGAAGCTAGTTCTATTCGTAAGTTTGATAATCGATATTATTTAATCTATTCCACTACTTCGAATCATGAGTTGGCATATGCTGTAAGTGATTACCCAGATCATGGATTCGTTTTTGGTGGGGTATTACATTCTAATATGGATATTGGATATCATGGGAACGACGTGGCAAAGGCATATGGTGGTAATAATCATGGATCGCTGGTGAAAATTAAAGATAGTTATTACATTTTTGGGCATCGTCAGACAGGATATACGGAATATTCACGACAAGGGGTTGCTGAGAAGATTGAGCGTAATGCAGATGGCTCCTTTAATATGGTTGAAATGACTAGCTGTGGCTTGAATGATGGTCCACTGGTCGGAACAGGATATTATAGTGCCGGAATTGCTTGTAATTTATGGAATAGAAGTGGTGCAATGAAAATTTTTGATTTAATGATATCAAAAAATCAAAACAATCATCCAAAAATTACGCAGAGTGGTATTGATCGGGAGAAGGATCCTGATCAATATATCGCGAATATGAGTAGTGGCTCAGTAGCGGGATTTAAATATTTTGAACTTAAATCACCAAGAGAAATAAATATTGAAATACGTGGTACCGGAGAAGGGAAAATGATTGTACAAACGGAGGAGCAATCTAGGTTTGAATTTGCTGAGATCGAAATTTCTCCAAGCGTTGATTGGACGTCAGTAAAAGCAGAAATTACAACTGAATTAACCGGTATAGTTCCGCTGTTTTTCCGATATGAAGGAAGTGGGTCCATTGATTTTAGAGGCTTTGAAATACGTTAA
- a CDS encoding fibronectin type III-like domain-contianing protein — MKNRTYRYIEKSALFPFGYGLTYSKMEIVNAELIDNLMKVRIENVGEYDTDDIVQIYVKHLSSELEVKNTRLVGYSRVHLNKGESKDVDVELDKNTFTLVDFDGKRKLVLGEYQFYVSTSQPDARSQYLTGVTPLTLRKTR; from the coding sequence ATGAAAAATCGCACGTATCGATACATCGAGAAGTCCGCACTATTTCCATTTGGATATGGGTTAACATATTCAAAGATGGAAATTGTGAATGCAGAATTGATTGATAATTTGATGAAAGTTCGCATCGAAAATGTTGGCGAATATGATACAGATGATATTGTACAAATTTATGTTAAACATTTGTCCTCAGAATTAGAGGTGAAGAATACTCGTTTAGTAGGCTACTCACGTGTTCATTTGAATAAAGGTGAATCTAAAGATGTTGATGTGGAATTAGATAAGAATACGTTTACTCTTGTTGATTTTGATGGTAAACGTAAATTAGTTTTGGGAGAATATCAATTTTATGTATCAACTTCACAACCAGATGCACGTAGCCAATATTTAACAGGAGTAACCCCACTTACTCTTCGAAAGACAAGATAA
- a CDS encoding MFS transporter has translation MVNNSEQQKTSLEVSLSWTERLGLSASGFGGNLLWTALTSYILFFYTDVIGVEAVALGTMMLFVRILDGGADIVMGILVDKTKTKYGKARPWIKWLAIPFGLSFIMLFAIPDLSVSGTFIYVTITYVLVNLMYTAIAIPSSTLIALVTKSQYERALLNIIGTIASTIASLVVLTITLPMVKAFGNGKNGWLITFAIFGIIAMILYFWTFFSSTERVTEATKNKEAVPLKVGVKALFSNKYWILITTLLIIAFLNLGVSGSVALYFTTYVMKNAEFIGAISIASRIPSVLVLAVVCAPLVKRFGKRNVVMAGSAIAVIGRLTMLIDLTSPIVILVSSVILGVGGGMLGAGSFAFLSDTVEYGEWKSGVRTEGLIFSASSFGLKVGAGLATAIVGWGLAYFGYKSGTSVQTDRAIQGIKFLYIWLPMAFSVMQIVILYFYNLDKIYPQIMNDLEVRNEKKD, from the coding sequence ATGGTGAACAACAGTGAACAACAAAAAACGAGCCTGGAAGTTTCTTTATCCTGGACAGAACGTTTAGGTCTAAGTGCCTCAGGGTTCGGTGGAAACTTATTGTGGACAGCTTTAACGTCCTATATATTGTTTTTTTATACTGATGTAATTGGTGTGGAAGCTGTAGCGTTAGGAACAATGATGTTGTTTGTTCGAATATTAGATGGCGGTGCAGATATTGTGATGGGGATTTTAGTCGATAAGACTAAGACTAAGTATGGAAAGGCTAGGCCATGGATAAAGTGGTTGGCAATTCCGTTTGGATTAAGTTTTATCATGCTATTTGCAATTCCGGATTTAAGTGTCTCAGGTACGTTCATTTATGTAACAATTACTTATGTGCTCGTTAATTTGATGTACACAGCAATCGCAATTCCGTCTTCAACGTTGATTGCTTTAGTAACAAAAAGTCAATATGAACGTGCTCTTTTAAATATTATTGGAACCATTGCTTCAACGATTGCTAGTTTGGTTGTATTGACAATTACTCTGCCAATGGTTAAGGCATTTGGGAATGGTAAAAATGGGTGGCTGATTACTTTTGCAATTTTTGGCATTATCGCAATGATTTTGTATTTTTGGACATTTTTTTCCAGTACTGAAAGAGTTACAGAAGCAACTAAAAATAAGGAAGCAGTACCTCTTAAAGTTGGAGTTAAAGCTTTATTTTCAAATAAATATTGGATTCTAATCACAACCCTTCTTATTATTGCATTCTTAAACTTAGGGGTCAGCGGAAGTGTCGCGCTATACTTCACAACTTATGTAATGAAAAATGCAGAATTTATTGGTGCAATTTCGATTGCATCACGAATTCCAAGTGTTCTAGTCCTTGCAGTTGTATGCGCACCTCTTGTAAAGCGTTTTGGAAAACGTAATGTAGTTATGGCTGGATCCGCAATTGCAGTTATCGGTCGACTTACGATGCTTATTGATCTGACAAGCCCAATAGTGATCCTTGTTTCTAGCGTTATCTTAGGAGTTGGTGGTGGAATGTTGGGCGCTGGGTCCTTTGCATTTTTGTCTGATACGGTAGAATATGGAGAATGGAAATCAGGAGTTCGAACTGAAGGATTGATTTTTAGTGCCTCTAGCTTTGGATTGAAGGTTGGTGCCGGATTAGCTACGGCGATTGTAGGATGGGGACTTGCATATTTCGGATACAAAAGTGGAACAAGTGTTCAGACAGACAGAGCAATACAGGGAATTAAGTTTTTGTATATTTGGCTTCCTATGGCATTTAGTGTGATGCAAATTGTGATTCTATACTTTTACAATTTAGATAAGATTTATCCTCAAATAATGAATGATCTTGAGGTGCGTAACGAAAAAAAGGACTAA
- a CDS encoding GNAT family N-acetyltransferase: MKQSDIRIVAAQAEDQLDMLQLEQIIFSDMALTVYQTLSPEAVLDAVYLATLTDSKSRYHYSRGIVAKDNDNQVLGVLFGYLAAEEPILDTEFQKVLAEKYQYHELVFPDSEVYPNEWYLDSIAVNTAARGMGVGSRLLAAVDQYAKAAGATVVGLNVDDANPKAQKLYERVGFQPVGDLYIGVHHYTHMQRQIQ; encoded by the coding sequence ATGAAACAATCAGACATTCGAATTGTTGCGGCTCAAGCAGAAGATCAACTTGATATGTTACAGCTAGAACAAATTATCTTTTCGGATATGGCGTTAACGGTTTATCAAACCTTGTCGCCTGAAGCAGTTTTAGATGCGGTGTATTTAGCAACTTTAACTGATTCAAAAAGTCGATATCACTATTCAAGAGGCATTGTAGCAAAAGATAACGACAATCAAGTTTTAGGCGTTTTGTTTGGCTATCTAGCAGCAGAAGAACCAATATTAGATACTGAATTCCAAAAAGTATTGGCTGAAAAATATCAATATCATGAATTAGTATTCCCCGATTCTGAAGTTTATCCAAACGAATGGTATTTGGATTCAATTGCAGTTAACACTGCTGCACGGGGAATGGGCGTTGGTTCGCGCTTATTGGCTGCGGTTGATCAATATGCCAAGGCAGCTGGTGCAACGGTCGTTGGCCTAAATGTAGACGATGCCAATCCAAAAGCCCAAAAGTTATATGAGCGAGTTGGTTTTCAACCCGTCGGCGACTTATACATTGGTGTGCATCACTATACGCATATGCAGCGACAAATACAGTAA
- a CDS encoding SprT family protein — protein MTDDELQQLVRQISQKWFSRSFEHQALFNHRLKTTGGRYVLASHNIEINPLMLIEHGQAVLIGIIKHELIHYHQHISGLPYQHRDIAFKKELKRVGALRYAPATSYRLQKQQSQRNYHLYTCINGHAIRRQRYINVNRYRCGLCHGKLRLMASEAQSK, from the coding sequence GTGACTGATGACGAATTACAACAATTAGTACGACAAATCTCACAAAAGTGGTTTAGTCGTTCTTTTGAGCATCAAGCCTTATTCAATCACAGATTGAAAACAACAGGTGGTCGTTACGTCTTAGCTTCTCATAATATTGAAATTAATCCGTTGATGTTAATAGAACATGGACAGGCAGTACTAATCGGTATTATTAAGCATGAATTGATTCATTATCATCAACATATATCGGGCTTACCCTATCAACACCGGGATATTGCATTTAAGAAGGAATTGAAACGAGTTGGTGCTTTACGGTATGCACCAGCTACATCTTATCGATTACAAAAGCAACAATCTCAGCGAAATTATCATCTTTATACATGCATCAATGGGCATGCGATTAGACGGCAACGTTATATCAATGTTAATCGCTATCGTTGTGGCCTTTGTCATGGGAAATTAAGATTGATGGCATCAGAAGCGCAATCAAAATAA
- a CDS encoding dihydroorotate oxidase, giving the protein MANLSVNFGNFTFNKVLLNASGVLCQDANDLDLLLANTHTGSLVTKSSTPTAREGNPLPRYFALSDQMGTINSSGLPNHGFQYYLDYVLANQFQTDKPLFFSIAGIAKQDNLDMLHKIQASDYIGLTELNLSCPNVPGKPQMAYDFHATATLLAEIFTFFTKPLGVKLPPYFDLAHFDEIANILNQYPLHFVNTINSIGNGLVIDPETDTVVIKPKEGFGGIGGKLVKATALANVRALRQRLKPEINIIGTGGVTTGRDVYDHILCGADLVAIGSTLSVEGISAFERIENELEQVMTDKGYETLDQCRNQLNIIE; this is encoded by the coding sequence ATGGCTAATTTATCGGTTAATTTTGGGAATTTTACCTTTAATAAAGTTTTGCTCAATGCTTCGGGCGTCTTATGTCAAGATGCGAATGATTTGGATCTGTTGCTTGCTAATACGCATACTGGTTCATTAGTGACAAAATCATCGACACCTACGGCTCGTGAGGGCAATCCCCTACCAAGGTACTTTGCGCTATCTGATCAAATGGGTACGATTAATTCATCTGGCCTTCCAAATCACGGTTTCCAATACTATCTTGACTATGTACTAGCCAATCAATTCCAAACTGACAAACCACTCTTTTTTTCAATTGCTGGGATTGCCAAACAGGATAATCTTGATATGCTGCACAAAATCCAAGCCTCTGATTATATCGGCTTAACTGAATTGAATTTATCTTGTCCTAATGTACCTGGAAAACCCCAGATGGCCTACGATTTTCATGCTACTGCAACGCTTCTAGCTGAAATTTTCACCTTTTTCACAAAACCATTAGGCGTTAAGCTCCCCCCTTATTTTGACTTAGCTCATTTTGATGAAATTGCCAACATTCTCAATCAATATCCACTTCATTTCGTGAATACGATTAATTCAATTGGTAATGGCTTAGTGATTGATCCAGAAACTGATACCGTTGTCATTAAACCAAAAGAAGGATTCGGTGGCATTGGTGGCAAATTAGTTAAAGCAACCGCACTAGCTAATGTTCGTGCCTTGCGTCAACGTTTGAAGCCAGAAATTAACATTATCGGTACTGGTGGTGTCACAACTGGGCGTGATGTCTATGATCATATTTTATGTGGTGCTGATTTAGTTGCAATCGGTTCAACCTTGTCTGTCGAGGGTATTTCAGCATTTGAACGCATCGAAAATGAACTTGAACAGGTTATGACCGACAAAGGGTATGAAACACTTGATCAATGTCGAAATCAACTTAACATTATTGAATAA
- a CDS encoding D-alanyl-D-alanine carboxypeptidase family protein, which produces MLGKFKIILCCVILLSCLVTPSSVHAALFAPQISAKSALIADAKTGQIIADQNGNEKLPIASISKLIVVYLVEQKIEMGTLKPETTVHVSKEVAEFSQDLSVANVPMSENQNYTITDLLNAALLPSSNAAATALAEIVSGSQSKFYQAANQLLIQWQIGTNQIVSASGLPNGALGPFKNHQLPDDAENLLSARDVAKIAYHLVNDYPSIVSLTNQQQANFPGLNGQSTRIKSTNLLLNQSDYHFQGLKTGATAHHGHSFVGIATFKNRPIITVVLNTDEHAPNDTIFHETETLLKQAETQVNVKTWSRENMSHTISIKNAQQQTTNLKAKQGLEIFVPTAAHKVELKFQPIPKRTAAPIAKNAALATVQPRFKNSNYNDYLTVTPKIKLTTTKTIQKKPSLLTSILDYFK; this is translated from the coding sequence ATGCTTGGCAAATTTAAAATTATATTATGTTGTGTCATTCTATTAAGTTGTTTAGTCACACCATCTTCAGTTCACGCTGCCCTATTCGCCCCTCAGATTAGTGCAAAATCCGCATTAATTGCCGATGCCAAAACGGGTCAAATAATTGCTGATCAAAACGGCAATGAAAAACTACCAATTGCCTCAATTTCAAAACTTATTGTTGTTTATTTAGTTGAACAAAAAATTGAAATGGGGACGCTAAAGCCTGAAACAACGGTGCACGTATCAAAAGAAGTTGCTGAATTTAGCCAAGATTTGTCAGTTGCCAACGTACCCATGTCTGAAAACCAGAATTATACCATTACCGATTTACTCAACGCCGCTTTACTGCCTTCATCAAATGCCGCCGCTACTGCGTTAGCTGAAATTGTATCCGGCTCTCAAAGCAAATTCTACCAAGCAGCCAATCAATTACTCATTCAATGGCAAATTGGTACAAATCAGATTGTATCGGCTTCTGGTTTACCTAACGGTGCACTTGGGCCGTTTAAAAACCATCAATTACCTGATGATGCTGAAAACTTACTCTCGGCACGGGATGTTGCTAAAATTGCTTATCATTTAGTTAACGACTATCCTTCAATTGTCTCGCTTACCAATCAACAACAGGCAAATTTCCCAGGATTAAATGGCCAATCAACGCGTATTAAATCAACTAATCTCCTCCTCAATCAATCAGATTATCATTTTCAAGGCTTAAAAACTGGCGCGACTGCTCATCACGGCCATTCATTCGTTGGTATTGCGACTTTTAAAAACCGTCCAATTATTACCGTTGTCTTAAATACTGACGAACACGCACCAAATGATACGATTTTTCATGAGACTGAGACGCTTTTGAAACAAGCAGAGACTCAAGTCAATGTCAAAACGTGGTCGCGAGAAAACATGTCGCACACCATATCAATTAAAAATGCTCAGCAGCAGACAACGAATCTTAAGGCAAAACAAGGGCTAGAAATTTTCGTACCAACTGCGGCACATAAAGTCGAATTGAAATTTCAGCCAATACCCAAACGTACGGCTGCACCAATTGCAAAAAATGCGGCACTGGCTACCGTACAGCCTCGTTTTAAAAATAGTAATTATAATGATTATTTGACGGTAACACCGAAAATTAAACTCACAACAACAAAAACCATACAAAAAAAGCCAAGTTTACTAACAAGTATTCTTGACTACTTTAAATAA